In Alteracholeplasma palmae J233, a single genomic region encodes these proteins:
- a CDS encoding aldose epimerase family protein yields MKIYEIKNEYQTLKVLDQGATMYQWLAYEDKKNIILTNKDLKVYDGPRTGFYGNTIGRVANRIKDGKFEIDGKVYQLNRNFAGNHGGHGGPTGFYMRTFDVIKKTDEEIVLRYLSKDGEEGYPGNLTLDVSYKLDKNQLLVTYTATTDKKTPINITNHVHFNLSEENTILNHKLKVSANKFLDTDEFSIPSGQLIDVTNTPLDFRKEVRIGDIIEDPFLQNSSKKGIDHNLVFEKNNHTVLLTYKNKSLKMETSYPSLQIYSMNFPSGQMLTRDVIVNKYHGIAFESQYEIDAVNHPEFSNIILKPGETFKQTVTYTLEEK; encoded by the coding sequence ATGAAAATTTATGAAATCAAAAATGAGTATCAAACACTTAAAGTTTTAGATCAAGGTGCTACGATGTATCAGTGGCTAGCATACGAAGATAAAAAAAATATTATTTTAACAAATAAAGATTTAAAAGTATATGATGGACCAAGAACTGGTTTTTATGGAAATACAATTGGTAGAGTCGCAAACAGAATTAAAGATGGCAAGTTTGAAATAGACGGTAAAGTCTATCAACTAAACAGAAACTTTGCTGGTAATCACGGTGGGCATGGCGGACCTACAGGGTTTTATATGAGAACTTTTGATGTTATAAAAAAGACAGATGAAGAAATAGTATTAAGATACTTATCTAAAGATGGTGAAGAAGGTTACCCTGGTAATCTAACCCTAGATGTTTCATACAAACTAGATAAGAACCAATTATTAGTTACATATACTGCCACAACAGATAAAAAGACACCAATTAACATAACCAATCATGTACATTTTAACTTAAGTGAAGAAAATACAATTTTAAATCATAAATTAAAAGTCTCTGCAAATAAATTTTTAGATACAGATGAGTTCAGTATTCCAAGTGGTCAATTAATAGATGTTACAAACACTCCGCTTGACTTTAGAAAAGAAGTAAGAATAGGTGATATTATAGAAGATCCATTTTTGCAAAATTCATCTAAAAAAGGAATTGACCATAATCTAGTATTTGAAAAAAATAATCACACAGTTTTATTAACATACAAAAATAAATCATTAAAAATGGAAACAAGTTATCCTAGTTTACAAATATATTCCATGAATTTTCCATCAGGTCAAATGTTGACAAGAGATGTTATCGTCAATAAATATCATGGAATAGCTTTTGAATCACAATATGAAATAGATGCAGTCAATCATCCTGAATTTAGCAATATCATATTAAAACCAGGTGAAACATTTAAACAAACTGTTACATACACATTAGAAGAAAAGTAG
- a CDS encoding mandelate racemase/muconate lactonizing enzyme family protein, whose product MSTIKDIIVEYYRIPLPELVSDAKHGVHTHFEVPIVKVITDDNRVGVGYTYTGGFGGRSVAKLIQIELRNALLGKDPANVEHLWEVMQTAVHYLGHGGLASFAISAVDIALWDLRAKKAGEPLYKLLGGSSNEVFTYGGAIDLSFPLPKLLAHHKKYLDMGLKAIKIKVGQKTLAEDIERVKALREMIGPDTLFMVDANMSWTVEQAIKAAREFLKYDILFLEEPIDPNNYEGHKIIADRTGMAIAAGENLRTPMEFAHLIKYGQIGFPQPDASNVGGITGFMKVAAISHVNNLPVSAHGMQELHVSLLAALPNKGYLEMHSFPIDQYTTRPLVIDKKTGYAIAPEEPGTGVTFDFEKLAPFKEEF is encoded by the coding sequence ATGTCAACAATTAAAGATATCATTGTAGAGTATTACCGCATTCCACTTCCTGAATTAGTAAGTGATGCGAAACATGGCGTTCATACGCATTTTGAAGTACCAATAGTTAAAGTTATCACTGATGATAATAGAGTTGGTGTTGGATATACATATACAGGAGGGTTTGGCGGACGTTCAGTTGCTAAACTTATCCAAATTGAATTAAGAAATGCATTATTAGGAAAAGATCCTGCTAATGTAGAACATTTATGGGAAGTGATGCAAACTGCAGTTCACTATTTAGGTCACGGTGGTTTAGCAAGCTTTGCGATTTCAGCTGTAGATATTGCTTTATGGGATTTAAGAGCTAAAAAAGCAGGAGAACCATTATATAAATTACTAGGTGGATCATCTAACGAAGTCTTCACATATGGTGGAGCAATCGATTTAAGTTTCCCATTACCAAAATTATTAGCACACCATAAGAAATATCTTGATATGGGATTAAAAGCAATCAAAATTAAAGTAGGACAAAAAACATTAGCAGAAGATATTGAAAGAGTTAAAGCATTAAGAGAAATGATTGGACCAGATACTTTATTCATGGTAGATGCTAACATGAGCTGGACTGTTGAACAAGCAATTAAAGCAGCTCGTGAATTCTTGAAATATGATATTTTATTCTTAGAAGAACCAATTGATCCAAACAATTATGAAGGACATAAGATAATTGCAGATAGAACCGGTATGGCAATTGCTGCTGGCGAAAACTTAAGAACTCCAATGGAATTTGCTCATTTAATTAAATATGGACAAATTGGATTCCCTCAACCAGATGCTTCAAACGTAGGTGGTATTACAGGATTTATGAAGGTTGCTGCAATTTCACATGTGAATAATTTACCAGTATCAGCACACGGTATGCAAGAATTACATGTAAGTTTACTTGCTGCATTACCAAATAAAGGATACTTAGAAATGCACAGTTTCCCAATTGATCAATATACTACAAGACCTCTTGTAATTGATAAAAAAACTGGTTATGCTATTGCTCCTGAAGAACCAGGAACAGGTGTAACATTTGATTTTGAAAAATTAGCTCCATTTAAAGAAGAATTCTAA
- the recD2 gene encoding SF1B family DNA helicase RecD2, whose translation MTEVVSGTIKTYLFHNAENGYSIAKIETEDHKTITVVGYFPKLSDDVSYEFTGSYTEHNTYGKQFKVDSFKQLEVQTKSGLVSYLSSSFFVGIGPKTAFKIVETFGETAIEQIIKDHTILSKIGFTELKSKKLYDQLKENKKEEEILVELYGYGLTSKVALKLINTYHDDTLIKLKEDPYRLMYEIDGFGFNKAHAIAKKFGLSNADLRSIKASIIYTLETLSYQNGHLYTTKFEIYEMVRGLLKEDLPIEDALEELVNEKKIILENNNYFLAVIYHTELALSDKIKHLLNDSFDLDNDSLADLISFVEKQKGITYTNLQKQAIITALNNPLTIITGGPGTGKTTIIDGIISVYQLYYDVDFKKNYQLALMAPTGRAAKRMEELLDLKAQTIHRQLGYNYDGKFTFDENNPIREKLLIIDEASMIDIFLAKKLFDAIRVNHQVIIVGDEDQLPSVGPGNVLGDMIASKVIPTVKLNEIHRQAKDSHIITLARSINEQNLTDDLLMTNEDVYFKTGNIPEIKNMILSQIKGALEQGYSLKDDIEVLIPMYKGDLGIDEINKLIQSTFNPNIKNEGLNYNDKTFFLHDKVIQLVNDPERNVMNGDIGLVTEFSYDNDSKPFLEVSFDETKVRYYKQDLEELNLAYAISIHKSQGSEYPIVILPVVRQYMHMLKKELIYTAITRAKKYLLILGNMEILKFASNQLAEKRKTMLAQRLSSMNQVNDSDDISPYDFLD comes from the coding sequence ATGACAGAAGTTGTTAGCGGCACCATAAAAACTTACTTATTTCATAATGCTGAAAATGGTTATTCAATTGCCAAAATTGAAACTGAAGACCATAAAACAATTACTGTTGTTGGCTATTTTCCAAAACTAAGTGATGATGTTTCATATGAATTTACAGGGAGTTATACAGAACACAATACTTACGGGAAACAATTTAAAGTAGATTCTTTTAAGCAGTTAGAAGTACAAACTAAATCAGGGCTAGTGAGTTATTTATCTAGCTCTTTTTTTGTAGGTATTGGACCTAAAACAGCCTTTAAAATTGTTGAAACTTTTGGTGAAACAGCAATTGAACAAATTATTAAAGATCATACTATTTTATCTAAAATAGGTTTTACTGAACTTAAAAGTAAAAAATTATATGATCAGTTAAAAGAAAATAAAAAAGAAGAAGAGATATTAGTAGAACTTTACGGATATGGACTTACAAGTAAAGTTGCATTAAAACTTATTAATACATATCATGATGATACGCTTATTAAGCTAAAAGAAGATCCTTATAGATTAATGTATGAAATAGATGGATTTGGTTTTAATAAAGCACATGCAATTGCTAAAAAATTTGGACTATCTAATGCTGACTTAAGAAGTATTAAAGCTTCGATTATTTATACATTAGAAACTCTTTCTTACCAAAATGGACATTTATACACAACTAAATTTGAAATTTATGAAATGGTAAGAGGATTACTTAAAGAAGATTTACCTATTGAGGATGCCTTAGAGGAACTTGTTAACGAAAAAAAGATTATTCTAGAAAATAATAATTACTTTTTAGCAGTTATTTATCATACTGAACTAGCTCTTTCTGATAAAATTAAACATTTATTAAACGATTCCTTTGATTTAGATAATGATAGTTTAGCTGATTTAATCAGTTTTGTTGAAAAACAAAAAGGTATTACATATACTAACCTTCAAAAACAAGCAATTATTACGGCACTTAATAACCCTTTAACAATTATTACAGGTGGACCAGGTACAGGGAAAACAACAATTATCGATGGTATTATTAGTGTGTATCAATTATATTACGATGTTGATTTTAAAAAGAATTACCAACTAGCATTAATGGCCCCAACCGGCAGAGCTGCTAAAAGAATGGAAGAATTACTAGATTTAAAAGCTCAAACAATTCATAGACAACTAGGATACAACTATGATGGGAAATTCACATTTGATGAAAATAATCCAATAAGAGAGAAATTATTAATTATTGATGAAGCATCAATGATAGATATCTTTTTAGCTAAAAAGTTATTTGATGCGATAAGAGTGAATCATCAAGTGATTATTGTAGGTGATGAAGATCAACTACCATCAGTTGGCCCGGGAAATGTATTAGGAGATATGATTGCGTCAAAAGTCATACCTACTGTTAAATTAAATGAAATCCACAGACAAGCTAAAGATTCTCATATTATTACCCTGGCAAGAAGTATTAATGAACAAAACTTAACAGATGATTTATTAATGACAAACGAAGATGTTTATTTTAAAACAGGTAATATTCCAGAAATTAAGAATATGATTTTAAGTCAAATCAAAGGTGCTTTAGAACAAGGATATAGTTTAAAAGATGATATAGAGGTCTTAATACCAATGTATAAAGGTGATTTAGGTATTGATGAAATCAATAAACTCATTCAGTCAACGTTTAATCCTAATATCAAAAACGAAGGATTAAACTATAACGATAAAACCTTTTTCTTGCATGATAAAGTGATTCAATTAGTCAATGACCCTGAAAGAAATGTAATGAACGGCGATATAGGACTTGTAACAGAGTTTTCATACGACAATGATTCTAAACCTTTTTTGGAAGTATCGTTTGATGAGACAAAAGTGAGATACTATAAACAAGACTTAGAAGAATTAAATTTAGCTTACGCAATCAGCATTCATAAATCTCAAGGAAGTGAATACCCTATTGTTATACTTCCTGTTGTAAGACAATATATGCATATGTTAAAAAAAGAATTAATTTATACAGCTATCACAAGAGCAAAAAAGTATCTACTAATTTTAGGAAATATGGAAATACTCAAATTTGCCTCTAATCAATTAGCGGAAAAAAGAAAAACTATGTTAGCTCAAAGATTAAGCAGTATGAATCAAGTAAATGATTCAGATGATATTTCTCCATATGACTTTTTAGATTAA
- the mnmA gene encoding tRNA 2-thiouridine(34) synthase MnmA, which translates to MNNKNKKVLIGLSGGVDSSVAALLLKQQGYDVEAVFMRNWDSATNSDINGNPTLNDEVCEQEKDYQDAVRVANQIGIKIHKVDFIDEYWNKVFEYFLDEYRKNRTPNPDILCNNEIKFKSFVEYAQKFNPDYIAMGHYAQVDQTDINNPKLIKAVDNNKDQTYFLSQLESEQIKKVLFPIGHLTKPEVRKIALENNLINATKKDSTGVCFIGERDFSGFLSNYLPAKSGDMRTLDGTFIKEHFGLMNYTIGQRKGLGIGGTQDGQEPWFVVGKDLKTNTLYVEKGFDHPYLYSDKAIITDVKWRGEKKSGKMFAKFRYRQPDQDVFIKWLDDTTIEVTYPQKIKAVTPGQAAAFYLDDVCLGAGFINEVFNEGKKRLYS; encoded by the coding sequence ATGAATAATAAAAATAAAAAAGTATTAATAGGATTATCCGGAGGTGTTGATAGTAGTGTTGCTGCGTTACTACTAAAACAACAAGGATACGATGTAGAAGCTGTTTTCATGAGAAACTGGGATAGCGCAACCAACAGTGATATTAATGGTAACCCAACTTTAAATGATGAAGTTTGCGAACAAGAAAAAGATTATCAAGATGCAGTAAGAGTTGCTAACCAAATAGGTATTAAAATACATAAAGTAGACTTTATTGATGAATATTGGAATAAAGTCTTTGAATATTTCTTAGATGAATATAGAAAAAATAGAACACCTAATCCAGATATTCTATGTAATAATGAAATTAAATTTAAATCATTTGTAGAATATGCACAAAAATTTAACCCTGATTACATTGCAATGGGGCATTATGCTCAAGTTGATCAAACAGATATCAATAACCCTAAATTAATTAAAGCAGTAGATAATAATAAAGATCAAACATATTTCTTATCACAACTTGAAAGTGAACAAATAAAAAAAGTATTATTTCCTATTGGACACTTAACAAAGCCTGAAGTAAGAAAAATAGCATTAGAAAATAATTTAATTAATGCTACTAAAAAAGATTCAACAGGCGTTTGTTTTATTGGAGAAAGAGATTTTTCAGGATTTTTAAGCAATTATTTACCAGCTAAAAGTGGCGATATGAGAACGCTTGATGGAACATTTATTAAAGAACACTTTGGACTTATGAACTATACAATTGGACAAAGAAAAGGTTTAGGTATAGGTGGTACACAAGATGGTCAAGAACCATGGTTTGTTGTGGGTAAAGACTTAAAAACAAATACACTTTATGTAGAAAAAGGATTTGATCACCCTTATTTATATAGTGATAAAGCAATTATTACTGATGTAAAATGGAGAGGTGAAAAAAAATCAGGAAAAATGTTTGCTAAGTTTAGATACCGTCAACCAGATCAAGATGTATTTATTAAATGGTTAGATGATACGACAATTGAAGTAACATACCCACAAAAAATAAAAGCTGTGACACCTGGACAAGCAGCTGCTTTCTATTTAGATGATGTTTGTTTAGGAGCGGGATTTATTAACGAAGTGTTTAACGAAGGGAAAAAAAGACTTTATAGCTAA
- a CDS encoding NAD(+) synthase, whose protein sequence is MYKNGFIKVELATINQTIGRPLENAIETLKILNNSQSAIVLFPELSLSGYTAADLFYEKSFLDESLEALKEVIDKTTYKGVYIVGLPLLVDEVLFNAAIVIQDKKILGAIPKKFIPNYKEFYEKRWFQAGMFTQNKEITILGQKVLFGDMIFENSQYNVKFGVEICQDLWTTYAPSDLLALNGAHLLFNLSASTEHINKVEGRRSAVIDHSRKQISGYFYTSCGSSESTTDVVYSNHKLAAVLGEVIGEKDFFNKDETLVVDVDVDAIKHQRRVDMTYADQKIGNEKNIPFIPFTITESKTYQFEKQLDKTPFIPKNNTEYQFRLASAIQTEALKTKLRSVNNLKIVIGISGGLDSTLALLTAYKAIKELNRDPKDVIGITMPAEATSNRSKNDAVKLMEKLNITQLVIPIKKEVETHLELLNHNHEDTTYENTQARIRTMILMNTANKENAFVLGTGDMSEIALGWMTFNGDHMSMYNVNAGLPKIWVKALVEYYAENEFKDYKNILESIYNAPISPELKKEQKTEDEVGLYEINDFIMYHFLVNGKDKKQIKWLLENTFGLTNEQNDKYIERFFKRFYTQQFKRQPMPEGPKVLSISLSPRGELRLPSDIKRK, encoded by the coding sequence ATGTATAAAAACGGATTTATAAAAGTAGAATTAGCAACCATTAACCAAACAATTGGTCGTCCTTTAGAAAATGCAATAGAAACATTAAAAATATTAAATAATAGTCAATCGGCTATTGTTCTTTTTCCTGAACTTTCATTAAGTGGATATACAGCAGCTGATTTATTTTATGAAAAAAGTTTTTTAGATGAGTCTTTAGAAGCTTTAAAAGAGGTAATAGATAAAACAACTTATAAAGGGGTATACATAGTTGGTTTACCACTTTTAGTAGATGAAGTTTTGTTTAATGCAGCTATTGTTATTCAAGATAAGAAAATACTTGGAGCGATACCTAAAAAATTCATTCCAAATTATAAAGAGTTTTATGAAAAAAGATGGTTTCAAGCAGGAATGTTTACCCAAAATAAAGAAATAACTATTTTAGGACAAAAAGTTTTATTTGGAGATATGATTTTTGAAAATAGTCAATATAATGTGAAATTTGGCGTTGAAATATGCCAAGACTTATGGACTACTTATGCTCCAAGTGATTTACTTGCCTTAAATGGAGCACATTTACTCTTTAATCTATCTGCTTCAACAGAGCATATTAATAAAGTTGAAGGTAGAAGAAGTGCAGTGATAGATCACTCAAGAAAACAGATTAGTGGTTATTTTTATACAAGCTGTGGCTCAAGTGAATCAACAACTGATGTTGTTTATTCAAATCATAAACTGGCTGCTGTTTTAGGTGAGGTTATTGGAGAAAAAGATTTTTTCAATAAAGATGAGACTTTAGTAGTTGATGTTGATGTTGATGCTATTAAACATCAAAGAAGAGTTGATATGACTTATGCAGATCAAAAAATAGGAAATGAAAAAAATATTCCATTCATTCCTTTTACAATAACTGAAAGTAAAACATATCAATTTGAAAAACAATTAGATAAAACACCATTTATTCCTAAAAATAATACAGAGTATCAATTTAGATTAGCGAGTGCAATTCAAACAGAGGCTCTTAAAACTAAATTAAGAAGTGTAAATAACTTAAAAATTGTCATTGGTATTTCTGGAGGGCTTGATTCAACACTCGCACTATTAACTGCGTATAAAGCAATAAAAGAATTAAATAGAGACCCAAAAGATGTCATTGGGATTACAATGCCTGCAGAGGCAACTTCAAATAGAAGTAAAAATGATGCAGTTAAACTAATGGAAAAACTAAATATTACACAATTAGTGATTCCAATTAAAAAAGAAGTTGAAACACATCTAGAATTACTTAACCATAACCATGAAGATACTACCTATGAGAATACACAAGCCAGAATTAGAACAATGATCTTAATGAACACTGCTAATAAAGAAAATGCTTTTGTCTTAGGCACAGGTGACATGTCAGAGATTGCTTTAGGCTGGATGACATTTAATGGAGATCACATGAGTATGTATAACGTGAATGCTGGTTTACCTAAAATATGGGTTAAAGCATTAGTTGAGTATTATGCTGAAAATGAATTTAAAGATTATAAAAATATATTAGAAAGTATTTATAACGCACCTATTTCACCAGAACTCAAAAAAGAACAAAAAACTGAAGATGAAGTAGGATTATATGAAATTAATGATTTTATCATGTATCATTTTTTAGTAAATGGTAAAGATAAAAAACAAATTAAATGGTTACTTGAAAATACATTTGGACTTACTAATGAGCAAAATGATAAATATATCGAACGTTTCTTTAAACGTTTTTATACTCAGCAGTTCAAAAGACAACCTATGCCAGAAGGACCAAAAGTATTATCTATAAGTTTATCTCCAAGAGGAGAATTAAGATTACCAAGCGATATAAAAAGAAAGTGA
- the nadD gene encoding nicotinate (nicotinamide) nucleotide adenylyltransferase: MIIVYGGAFNPPTKAHYNIIQTTYELFKPKAFIAIPVGELYHKDDLVSFSDRSNMLKLYQKDFPFLIVSHLEEKQKFNGTVETLEKISQEYRDEKIVLLIGSDQYLNFSNWIKYEEILKKYELIVILRPNYKIDETKYDEYNPRIRFIQLDLDISSTEVRNNVELNKDYLMNDVYEYIIKNKLYRR, translated from the coding sequence ATGATTATTGTTTATGGCGGAGCTTTTAATCCACCCACTAAGGCACATTATAACATCATACAAACAACTTATGAGCTTTTTAAACCAAAAGCTTTTATTGCTATACCGGTGGGCGAACTTTATCATAAAGATGATTTAGTTTCTTTTTCTGATAGAAGTAACATGTTAAAACTTTACCAAAAAGATTTCCCATTCTTAATTGTTTCCCATTTAGAAGAAAAACAGAAATTTAATGGAACAGTTGAGACGTTAGAAAAAATTAGTCAAGAATATCGAGATGAAAAAATAGTACTATTGATTGGTAGCGATCAGTATTTAAACTTTTCTAATTGGATTAAATATGAAGAAATTTTAAAAAAATATGAATTAATTGTTATTTTAAGACCTAATTATAAAATTGATGAAACTAAGTATGATGAATATAATCCTAGAATTAGATTTATTCAACTTGATTTAGATATATCTTCAACTGAGGTTAGAAATAACGTAGAATTAAACAAAGATTATTTAATGAATGATGTATATGAATATATTATAAAAAACAAACTATACCGCAGGTGA
- a CDS encoding Fur family transcriptional regulator encodes MDNHYTNYLSHLDKDAFRLTKARKALLDVLENNHLRFKDIHDRLVEKGFDNISTLYNNLDFFVQNKVIMELNIDGEIYYDIAQNNPHHNISSHIHIVTKDLTNETQEISEIQNPEIFNLVKDHPLFKNSNVEYIQMIVSVIKK; translated from the coding sequence ATGGATAATCACTACACTAATTATCTTTCTCATCTAGATAAAGATGCTTTTAGATTAACTAAAGCAAGAAAAGCTTTACTTGATGTATTAGAAAATAATCATTTAAGATTTAAAGACATCCACGATCGTTTAGTAGAAAAAGGATTTGATAACATTTCTACTTTATATAATAATTTAGATTTCTTTGTTCAAAACAAAGTTATTATGGAATTAAATATTGATGGTGAGATTTATTATGATATTGCACAAAATAACCCTCATCATAATATTTCTAGTCACATTCATATTGTGACAAAAGATTTAACTAATGAAACACAAGAAATTTCAGAAATCCAAAATCCAGAAATTTTTAATTTGGTTAAAGATCATCCGCTATTTAAAAATAGTAATGTAGAATATATTCAGATGATTGTCTCTGTTATTAAAAAATAA
- a CDS encoding methylglyoxal synthase, whose translation MNIALIAHDKKKEQLIQFVKENEKAFSKHNLFATGTTGKLLMEATHLKIERKKSGPLGGDQEIGSMIANDKLDIIIFFRDALTAQPHEPDVSALLRLCDVYEVPLATNLASATLFLEHINKK comes from the coding sequence ATGAATATAGCATTAATTGCCCATGATAAGAAAAAAGAACAATTAATACAATTTGTTAAAGAAAATGAAAAAGCATTCTCAAAGCATAACTTATTTGCAACAGGGACAACAGGAAAACTTTTGATGGAAGCTACTCATTTAAAAATAGAAAGAAAAAAATCTGGGCCACTTGGCGGAGATCAAGAAATTGGTTCTATGATTGCTAATGATAAGTTAGATATCATTATCTTTTTTAGAGATGCACTTACGGCTCAACCTCATGAGCCTGATGTTTCAGCATTATTAAGATTATGTGATGTTTATGAAGTACCTTTAGCAACCAATCTTGCCAGTGCCACATTATTTTTAGAACATATTAATAAGAAGTAA
- the rsmH gene encoding 16S rRNA (cytosine(1402)-N(4))-methyltransferase RsmH: MMLKHITVLKKETVDGLNIKKNGIYVDATLGGGGHSEAILEQLDSGFLYAFDQDLYAIKRASERLAKYSNFKIIHSNFAYLKEKLNEEGITKIDGILFDLGLSSFQIDDSDRGFSYLVDKPLDMRMNQQQRITAKEIVNTYEFEQLRDIFFIYGEEKNASKIASEIIKRRPLETTFDLVAITDKYNFKQKGHSAKRVFQALRIEVNQELEVLKDALVQSMELLNVGGRMALISFHSLEDRIVKHFFKEYSEIKIPKGLPIISNEVAPLKLITRKAILPTEEELLENKRSHSAKLRVAEKNK; the protein is encoded by the coding sequence ATTATGTTAAAACACATAACAGTATTAAAAAAAGAAACTGTAGATGGATTAAATATTAAAAAAAATGGAATATACGTGGATGCGACCTTAGGTGGTGGTGGTCATAGTGAGGCAATACTAGAACAATTAGATTCAGGATTCTTATATGCTTTTGACCAAGATCTTTATGCTATTAAAAGAGCAAGCGAACGATTAGCTAAATATTCTAATTTTAAAATCATTCATAGTAACTTTGCATATCTTAAAGAAAAGTTAAACGAAGAAGGTATTACTAAGATTGATGGTATTTTATTTGATTTAGGGTTATCCTCTTTTCAAATAGATGATTCTGATAGAGGCTTTAGTTACTTAGTAGATAAACCACTTGATATGAGAATGAACCAACAACAAAGAATTACCGCTAAAGAAATTGTTAATACCTATGAATTTGAACAATTAAGAGATATTTTCTTTATTTACGGAGAAGAAAAAAATGCTTCTAAAATAGCTAGTGAAATTATTAAAAGAAGACCCCTTGAAACTACCTTTGATTTAGTAGCTATTACAGATAAATATAACTTTAAACAAAAAGGGCACAGTGCTAAAAGAGTCTTTCAGGCGCTAAGAATTGAAGTGAATCAGGAATTAGAAGTATTAAAAGACGCTTTAGTACAAAGTATGGAACTATTAAATGTTGGCGGTAGAATGGCATTAATTAGTTTTCATTCTTTAGAGGATAGAATTGTCAAACACTTTTTTAAAGAATATAGTGAAATAAAAATACCTAAAGGACTGCCTATTATAAGTAATGAGGTTGCCCCATTAAAGTTAATTACTAGAAAAGCAATATTACCAACAGAAGAGGAACTATTAGAAAATAAAAGAAGCCACTCTGCTAAATTAAGAGTAGCTGAAAAAAATAAGTGA
- the rpoZ gene encoding DNA-directed RNA polymerase subunit omega, producing MARNKEGLRYPSIDKLLDKIDSKYKLVYAASKVAHMIEEENLDVDADSVKSVGKALEEILDDRVEVTFK from the coding sequence ATGGCAAGAAATAAAGAAGGATTACGTTACCCATCAATTGATAAATTATTAGATAAAATAGATTCTAAGTATAAATTAGTTTATGCAGCAAGTAAAGTTGCACATATGATTGAAGAAGAAAACTTAGATGTAGATGCTGATTCAGTAAAATCAGTTGGTAAAGCTTTAGAAGAAATTTTAGATGATAGAGTAGAAGTAACATTTAAATAA
- the gmk gene encoding guanylate kinase, giving the protein MKLNQRGLLIVVSGPSGVGKGTVRKALFDIKNHNLVYSVSMTTRKPREGEIDGQDYYFVSKEEFLDGIKNDKFLEWAEFVGNYYGTPLDKIEAQLDQGKEVVLEIEVEGALQVRERMKDAVFIFIVPPGKQALYDRLKKRGTESEEIIKQRVEKADKEFLLAYKYDYIVVNDDVNNAADRIMAIIRAEHAKTERTIHNYIKMLEE; this is encoded by the coding sequence ATGAAACTTAATCAACGTGGTTTATTAATAGTTGTTTCAGGTCCTTCAGGTGTTGGAAAAGGGACAGTTAGAAAAGCTTTGTTTGATATTAAAAATCATAACTTAGTATACTCTGTTTCAATGACTACCAGAAAGCCTCGTGAAGGTGAGATTGATGGTCAAGATTACTATTTTGTAAGCAAAGAAGAATTTTTAGATGGTATTAAAAATGATAAGTTTTTAGAATGGGCTGAATTTGTAGGTAACTACTACGGAACCCCTCTTGATAAAATTGAAGCTCAATTAGATCAAGGCAAAGAAGTCGTTTTAGAAATAGAAGTTGAAGGAGCATTACAAGTTCGCGAGAGAATGAAGGATGCGGTCTTTATCTTCATTGTTCCACCAGGAAAACAAGCATTATATGATAGACTTAAAAAACGTGGAACTGAAAGCGAAGAAATTATTAAACAAAGAGTTGAAAAAGCAGATAAAGAATTCTTATTAGCTTATAAATATGATTATATTGTAGTTAATGATGATGTGAATAATGCTGCAGATAGAATTATGGCTATCATTCGTGCTGAACATGCTAAAACAGAACGAACTATTCATAATTACATTAAAATGTTGGAGGAATAA